One Drechmeria coniospora strain ARSEF 6962 chromosome 01, whole genome shotgun sequence genomic region harbors:
- a CDS encoding beta-calactosidase, with amino-acid sequence MLLGGISLGLAAVPLTLALSTSAGPVNGDGTSNVTHGNFTYNARQFLLNGEPFQIIGGQMDPQRIPKQYWRSRLRMARAMGLNTIFSYIFWNNLEPRRGRWDFDDRNDLVTFFQTVQEEGLFAVLRPGPYICGEHEWGGFPAWLSEIPGMAVRENNGPFLAATKSYLDRLGSELRSQQITRGGPILMTQLENEYGSFGKDKLYLEAHAQLLRANFETPLYTTDGGGKSYLEGGQLHGVLAVADGDPKTAFAARDKYVTDPTSLGPQLNGEYYVHWFDDWHVNVTHNSLDGNQAGQERVVKDLEWVLRGNNSFNIYMFHGGTNFAFDSGSVWAEGRTRAVTTSYDYGAPLDETGRPTKLYHKLRDLISRHVPAGSIPDVPSMPGLARVDEFSLRPLLSLFDARSSTPDKESAEPVTMESLGQSYGYLLYEHVVEVDASGVLSPGDEARDRVIVYVNEVKVGVIDRTYLTLASVKVGVKRGDILRLLVENVGRVDYSQKLRDQRKGIVGNVTIGRDVLRGWSMYSLPMSELPSLVVGGEQFEVNDGPVFYTGSFELPDGAAVDETRDTLLSFPAGVKGQVWVNGINMGRYWTIGPQQSLYVPGCYLKPSGSSNDVVVLELEPKPGVQLTGRSVAVRKWFNNPDPDAP; translated from the coding sequence ATGCTTCTCGGAGGCATTTCTCTCGGCCTGGCTGCCGTGCCGCTGACCCTGGCTCTCTCGACTTCCGCCGGCCCTgtcaacggcgacggcacatCCAACGTCACGCATGGCAACTTCACCTACAACGCCAGGCAGTTTCTCCTCAACGGCGAACCCTTCCAAATCATCGGGGGCCAGATGGACCCGCAACGCATACCGAAGCAGTACTGGCGTTCTCGGTTGCGGATGGCCCGGGCCATGGGCCTCAACACCATCTTCAGCTACATATTCTGGAACAACCTGGAACCTCGGCGCGGACGGTGGGATTTCGATGATCGCAACGACCTCGTTACCTTCTTCCAAACCGTCCAAGAAGAGGGACTCTTCGCCGTGCTACGACCAGGCCCTTATATCTGCGGCGAACATGAATGGGGGGGGTTCCCGGCCTGGTTGAGCGAGATTCCCGGCATGGCCGTTCGCGAGAATAACGGCCCCTTTCTGGCGGCAACCAAAAGCTACCTGGATCGGCTCGGCTCCGAGCTGCGGTCGCAGCAAATCACCAGGGGCGGGCCCATTCTCATGACCCAGCTGGAGAATGAATACGGAAGCTTCGGCAAGGACAAGCTCTATCTCGAAGCTCACGCCCAGCTCCTGAGGGCCAACTTCGAGACGCCCCTCTACACCACCGATGGCGGCGGGAAGAGCTATCTCGAAGGCGGTCAGCTGCACGGCGTgctcgccgtggccgacggcgaccccAAGACGGCCTTTGCCGCTCGGGACAAGTACGTGACCGACCCGACGAGCCTGGGGCCTCAGCTCAACGGCGAGTACTACGTTCACTGGTTCGACGACTGGCACGTCAACGTCACCCACAACAGCCTCGACGGAAACCAGGCCGGCCAAGAGCGCGTCGTCAAGGACCTGGAATGGGTGCTCCGGGGCAACAACTCCTTCAACATCTACATGTTCCACGGCGGCACAAACTTTGCCTTCGACAGCGGCAGCGTCTGGGCCGAGGGCCGCACCCGAGCCGTGACGACGAGCTACGACTACGGCGCTCCCCTGGACGAGACCGGCAGGCCCACGAAGCTGTACCACAAGCTGCGCGACCTCATCTCCAGGCACGTCCCAGCCGGAAGCATCCCCGACGTCCCATCCATGCCCGGGCTGGCTCGAGTCGATGAATTCTCCCTGCGTCCCCTCCTCTCGCTTTTCGACGCGCGCTCGTCCACGCCCGACAAGGAGTCGGCCGAGCCCGTGACGATGGAGTCTCTGGGCCAGTCTTACGGGTATCTGCTCTACGAACATGTCGTCGAGGTAGATGCAAGCGGCGTGTTATCccccggcgacgaggcgcgTGATCGTGTCATCGTCTACGTCAACGAAGTCAAGGTCGGCGTCATTGACAGGACATATTTGACGCTCGCCTCGGTCAAGGTCGGGGTGAAAAGGGGTGACATCCTGCGGCTGCTTGTGGAGAACGTTGGCCGCGTCGACTACTCGCAGAAACTCCGAGACCAGCGAAAGGGAATCGTCGGCAACGTCACCATCGGCCGAGACGTCCTCCGTGGATGGTCCATGTACTCGCTACCAATGTCGGAGCTTCcatcgctcgtcgtcggtggcgagcAGTTCGAGGTCAACGATGGTCCCGTCTTTTACACGGGTTCCTTTGAGCTCcccgatggcgccgccgtcgatgaaaCCCGAGACACTCTCCTCTCCTTTCCCGCTGGCGTCAAGGGACAGGTCTGGGTGAACGGGATCAACATGGGTCGGTACTGGACGATCGGTCCCCAGCAGAGTCTCTACGTACCAGGCTGCTACCTCAAGCCGTCGGGCAGCAGCAACGATGTCGTCGTTTTAGAGCTCGAGCCGAAGCCGGGCGTACAGCTCACGGGCCGGAGCGTTGCCGTCAGGAAGTGGTTTAACAATCCGGATCCTGATGCCCCGTGA
- a CDS encoding alpha-N-acetylgalactosaminidase yields the protein MVNQLVMAAAAGLAGSSAVAPETLLPLPPMGFNNWARFTTNISEAIFVDAAKAMAETGLLAAGYNRINLDDAWSTMDRAANGSMVWDDAKFPKGFYWLTEHLKSMGFLPGIYTDAGRRSCGGYPGALDYEQIDLDDFTRWGFEYLKMDGCNMPGRGEAVYRSIYGRWNKMLRAAEKPMIFSNSAPAYFSGRGLATNNLTNWYLAMGWAQKFGQLARHSADIVNYPSGNAWASMQFNYNQHVRLARYQIPGFFNDPDFLLVDHPSFSLEEKKSQFALWCAFSAPLILSTEMSALKREEIAYLTNKHLLAVNQDRLVQQATLVSRDGAWDVLSKSLENGDRVIAVLNKGSTSGSITVSWDRIGLSPDALLAAEQVLVSVQDLWTGESVDLLATESRGVTAENVPSHGTAVFRLKKSASAVTPTGLIFNTRSMKCLTDQDGESTQVRFATCNGSDGQTWRVRSDGHIHSLLRRNECLVDVEGEMSTDRAGCQSNAWRYETSGNLIHGGSGRCLTEGADGRATAAACGIERNEQVVGLPIGVTVVGN from the coding sequence ATGGTGAACCAGCTggtcatggcggcggccgcagGGCTCGCCGGTTCAAGCGCCGTCGCGCCGGAGACTCTCCTTCCCCTGCCGCCCATGGGCTTCAACAACTGGGCTCGCTTCACGACCAACATCAGCGAGGCAatcttcgtcgacgccgccaaggccatggccgagacgggtcttctcgccgccggctacAACCGcatcaacctcgacgacgcctggTCGACCATGGACCGCGCCGCCAACGGCTCCATGGTCTGGGATGATGCCAAGTTCCCCAAGGGCTTCTACTGGCTCACCGAGCACCTCAAGTCCATGGGCTTCCTCCCGGGCATCTACACGGACGCCGGACGCCGGTCCTGCGGCGGCTAtcccggcgccctcgactACGAGCAgatcgacctcgacgacttcaCCCGCTGGGGGTTCGAGTACCTCAAGATGGACGGCTGCAACATGCCGGGCCGGGGCGAGGCCGTCTACCGCAGCATCTACGGCCGCTGGAACAAGATGCTcagggcggccgagaagccgATGATTTTCTCCAACTCGGCACCGGCCTACTTCTCGGGCCGCGGCCTTGCCACCAACAACCTGACGAACTGGTACCTCGCCATGGGCTGGGCGCAAAAGTTCGGCCAGCTCGCCCGCCACTCGGCCGACATTGTCAACTACCCGAGCGGCAACGCGTGGGCGAGCATGCAGTTCAACTACAACCAGCACGTCCGTCTGGCCCGCTACCAGATCCCGGGGTTCTTCAACGACCCGGACTTTCTCCTCGTTGATCATCCCTCCTTCTCGCTCGAGGAAAAGAAGAGTCAGTTCGCGCTCTGGTGCGCCTTTTCGGCGCCCTTGATCCTCAGCACCGAAATGTCGGCCTTGAAGCGCGAGGAGATTGCGTACCTCACCAACAAGcacctgctcgccgtcaaCCAGGACAGGCTCGTTCAGCAGGCGACGCTCGTGAGCCGCGACGGAGCGTGGGATGTTCTCTCCAAGAGCCTCGAGAATGGCGATCGCGTCATCGCCGTGCTCAACAAGGGCTCCACCAGCGGCAGCATCACCGTCTCCTGGGATCGCATCGGCCTGTCCCCCGACGCTCTCCTCGCGGCGGAACAAGTCTTGGTCTCCGTCCAAGACCTGTGGACGGGCGAGTCGGTCGATCTGCTCGCGACCGAAAGCAGAGGCGTCACGGCCGAGAACGTCCCTTCTCACGGGACGGCCGTCTTCCGACTCAAAAAGTCGGCCAGTGCCGTCACGCCGACGGGGCTCATCTTCAACACCCGCAGCATGAAGTGTCTCACCGACCAGGACGGCGAGTCGACCCAGGTCCGGTTCGCCACCTGCAACGGCTCCGACGGCCAAACATGGCGCGTGCGCTCTGATGGACACATCCACAGTCTGCTGCGTCGCAACGAgtgcctcgtcgacgtcgagggagAGATGTCAACGGACCGTGCCGGTTGCCAGTCGAACGCGTGGCGGTACGAGACGTCCGGAAACCTGATCCACGGAGGATCCGGCCGTTGCTTGACCGAGGGTGCCGACGGTCGCGCGACGGCTGCCGCGTGCGGCATCGAGCGCAACGAGCAGGTCGTCGGGCTCCCCATAGGCGTCACGGTTGTTGGCAATTGA
- a CDS encoding aspergillopepsin produces MRLSLALALAAISGVLGEPIPRRAVQGSTTSTMTTASSVHDHYHDSQFHEDDVHQAYKRKPITPPKPPQVPTQASTITPVVTLTPITSVTCFPSITGFTSVTSLLHPLPPLPPFTPVTSITSITSITSITSKIFITTITTTFTSKIFIATVTTTVTTKIIAATKLIAAANITAPATAHRHLKKLAEIVVPTFRGRPASQSLNMWVGIDGNKCRTAVLQTGLVAYGDGTFWVWTEWWQRTMQHYETALPLKGGDRLRLSVQVTSATSGTTTVENLTNGRSVSHTFRDVKEYPLCQTDAEWIVEAWQENGKPAALIDWGTATFYNTTAKRAGSQVTAGGASYLVNMQMNNKLVASTTIGSSGDVSVTYRA; encoded by the exons ATGCGTTTGTCTCTTGCTCTCGCCCTTGCCGCCATTAGTGGTGTCTTGGGCGAGCCGATCCCGAGACGGGCGGTACAGGGTAGCACGACCTCTACTATGACTACTGCTTCTTCCGTCCACGACCATTATCACGACAGCCAGTTccacgaggacgacgttCACCAGGCGTACAAACGTAAACCCATCACTCCTCCCAAGCCGCCTCAAGTG CCTACCCAAGCAAGCACCATCACCCCCGTCGTCACCCTCACCCCCATCACCTCCGTCACCTGCTTCCCCAGCATCACCGGCTTCACCTCCGTCACCTCC CTGCTTcacccccttcccccccttccccccttCACCCCCGTCACCTCCATCACCTCCATCACCTCCATCACCTCCATCACCTCCAAAATcttcatcaccaccatcaccaccaccttcACCTCCAAAATCTtcatcgccaccgtcaccaccaccgtcaccaCCAAAATCATCGCAGCCACCaagctcatcgccgccgccaacatCACCGCCCCTGCCACAGCGCACCGCCATCTCAAAAAACTG GCCGAAATCGTCGTGCCGACCTTCCGCGGCCGACCGGCGTCTCAGAGTCTCAACATGTGGGTTGGCATCGACGGTAACAAATGCCGGACGGCGGTCCTGCAGACGGGCCTCGTAGCCTACGGCGATGGGACCTTTTGGGTCTGGACCGAGTGGTGGCAGCGCACGATGCAGCACTACGAGACGGCGCTGCCCCTGAAGGGCGGCGACAGGCTACGGCTCTCCGTCCAGGTCacgtcggcgacctcgggcacgacgacggtggaaAACTTGACCAACGGACGATCCGTGTCGCATACGTTTCGAGACGTCAAGGAGTACCCCCTCTGCCAGACGGACGCCGAGTGGATCGTCGAGGCCTGGCAGGAGAACGGCAAGCCGGCCGCGCTCATCGACTGGGGCACTGCGACCTTTTACAACACGACGGCCAAGAGGGCCGGCAGCCAAGtcacggccggcggcgcctcgtATCTCGTCAACATGCAGATGAACAACAAGCTCGTGGCGAGCACGACCATAGGCTCCAGCGGCGACGTCAGCGTCACGTATCGCGCATGA